A window of Clavibacter michiganensis contains these coding sequences:
- a CDS encoding DNA recombination protein RmuC, with product MDPVIALLVGLVIGLAVGAVVGLAVSRARSGVDAPGRAGEAARLAAAEATVQALREQLDRTERLAEEQVAQTTAQYAERAQTQDALHRERLDAQESHLREQIGQQEDRIAELQTRLREIQRAEVARTEEDGRVLTALSPVTESLKQVQAKVHELEEQRRQQHGELSEQLRSATEAEERLRATAETLASALRSNSTRGVWGETQLRSVVEAAGLIHRVDFDVQTSVSTAQGIGRPDMVVHLPGGKHIAVDAKAPFTAYLEASAIPASATGPEGARRDALMKQHVQAVRDHITALGSRAYWEGLDASPEMVIAFIPSESLVSSALEADPSIMEFAFSRRVALSSPVTLWSVLKTVAFSWQQEVLTEDAKQLFDLSRELHARLATSGEHIAKLGRSLTGAVGDYNRVVGSLERQVLPTARRLTRLDESKVIGTLEPLEATTRELTADEFMRPPAPVADTPAG from the coding sequence ATGGATCCCGTCATCGCCCTGCTCGTCGGCCTCGTCATCGGCCTGGCCGTGGGCGCGGTGGTCGGGCTCGCCGTGTCGCGCGCCCGCTCGGGGGTGGATGCGCCGGGTCGCGCGGGCGAGGCCGCCCGCCTCGCCGCCGCGGAGGCCACGGTCCAGGCGCTGCGCGAGCAGCTCGATCGCACGGAGCGGCTCGCCGAGGAGCAGGTCGCCCAGACCACTGCGCAGTACGCCGAGCGCGCCCAGACGCAGGACGCGCTGCACCGTGAGCGGCTCGACGCGCAGGAGTCCCACCTCCGCGAGCAGATCGGCCAGCAGGAGGACCGCATCGCGGAGCTGCAGACCCGGTTGCGCGAGATCCAGCGCGCCGAGGTCGCCCGCACCGAGGAGGACGGCCGCGTGCTCACCGCCCTCAGCCCGGTCACCGAGAGCCTCAAGCAGGTGCAGGCGAAGGTGCACGAGCTGGAGGAGCAGCGCCGGCAGCAGCACGGCGAGCTGAGCGAGCAGCTCCGGAGCGCCACCGAGGCCGAGGAGCGGCTGCGCGCCACGGCCGAGACGCTCGCGTCCGCGCTCCGCTCCAACAGCACGCGCGGCGTGTGGGGCGAGACCCAGCTGCGGAGCGTCGTCGAGGCGGCGGGCCTCATCCACCGGGTCGACTTCGACGTGCAGACCTCCGTCTCCACCGCGCAGGGCATCGGCAGGCCCGACATGGTCGTGCACCTGCCCGGCGGCAAGCACATCGCGGTGGATGCGAAGGCGCCCTTCACCGCGTACCTCGAGGCGAGCGCCATCCCGGCCTCGGCGACCGGGCCCGAGGGAGCGCGGCGCGACGCGCTGATGAAGCAGCACGTGCAGGCCGTGCGCGACCACATCACTGCGCTCGGAAGCCGCGCCTACTGGGAGGGGCTCGACGCGAGCCCCGAGATGGTCATCGCGTTCATCCCGAGCGAGTCGCTCGTCTCGTCCGCGCTGGAGGCGGATCCGAGCATCATGGAGTTCGCGTTCTCCCGCCGCGTCGCCCTCTCCTCCCCCGTCACGCTGTGGTCGGTGCTCAAGACCGTCGCCTTCAGCTGGCAGCAGGAGGTGCTCACGGAGGACGCGAAGCAGCTCTTCGACCTCAGCCGCGAGCTGCACGCGCGCCTCGCCACGAGCGGCGAGCACATCGCCAAGCTCGGCCGCTCCCTCACGGGCGCGGTGGGCGACTACAACCGGGTGGTCGGATCCCTGGAGCGCCAGGTCCTCCCCACCGCCCGCCGCCTCACCCGGCTCGACGAGTCGAAGGTCATCGGCACGCTCGAGCCGCTCGAGGCCACCACCCGGGAGCTCACCGCGGACGAGTTCATGCGCCCGCCCGCCCCGGTCGCTGACACCCCCGCTGGGTAG
- the fbaA gene encoding class II fructose-bisphosphate aldolase, whose amino-acid sequence MPVATPEQYAEMLDRAKSGGFAYPAVNVSSSQTINAVLQGLTDAGSDGIIQVTTGGADYFSGHTVKNRAAGALAFARFATEVAKNYPITVALHTDHCPKDALDGFVIPMIEASEEEVRAGRNPIFQSHMWDGSAIPLNENLEIATDLLPRMKAINAILEVEIGVVGGEEDGVSHDTGSHLYTTLEDAISTVEALGLGDKGRYMAALTFGNVHGVYKPGGVQLRPSLLKEIQDGIQSKYGTGEKPFDLVFHGGSGSSDDEIAEAVRNGVVKMNIDTDTQYAFSRSIADSVLRNYDGFLKVDGEVGDKKTYDPRAWGKTAESAMAARVVEATRQLGSHGKSQS is encoded by the coding sequence ATGCCCGTAGCAACCCCCGAGCAGTACGCCGAGATGCTGGATCGCGCCAAGTCCGGCGGATTCGCCTACCCGGCCGTCAACGTCTCCTCGTCGCAGACCATCAACGCGGTCCTCCAGGGGCTCACCGACGCCGGATCCGACGGCATCATCCAGGTCACCACGGGCGGCGCCGACTACTTCTCCGGCCACACCGTGAAGAACCGCGCGGCCGGTGCCCTCGCCTTCGCGCGCTTCGCCACCGAGGTCGCCAAGAACTACCCCATCACGGTCGCGCTGCACACCGACCACTGCCCGAAGGACGCCCTCGACGGCTTCGTCATCCCCATGATCGAGGCCAGCGAGGAGGAGGTCCGCGCGGGCCGCAACCCCATCTTCCAGTCGCACATGTGGGACGGATCCGCCATCCCGCTGAACGAGAACCTCGAAATCGCGACGGACCTGCTCCCCCGCATGAAGGCCATCAACGCGATCCTCGAGGTCGAGATCGGGGTCGTGGGCGGCGAGGAGGACGGCGTCAGCCACGACACCGGCTCGCACCTCTACACGACCCTGGAAGACGCCATCTCCACGGTCGAGGCCCTCGGCCTCGGTGACAAGGGCCGCTACATGGCCGCCCTCACCTTCGGCAACGTGCACGGCGTGTACAAGCCCGGCGGCGTGCAGCTGCGCCCGTCGCTGCTCAAGGAGATCCAGGACGGCATCCAGTCGAAGTACGGCACGGGCGAGAAGCCGTTCGACCTCGTCTTCCACGGCGGATCCGGCTCCTCCGACGACGAGATCGCCGAGGCCGTGCGCAACGGCGTCGTGAAGATGAACATCGACACCGACACGCAGTACGCCTTCAGCCGCTCCATCGCCGACTCGGTGCTCCGGAACTACGACGGGTTCCTCAAGGTCGACGGCGAGGTCGGGGACAAGAAGACGTACGACCCCCGCGCCTGGGGCAAGACGGCGGAGTCGGCCATGGCCGCCCGCGTCGTCGAGGCCACGCGCCAGCTCGGCTCTCACGGCAAGTCGCAGAGCTAG